A region of Mesorhizobium sp. AR02 DNA encodes the following proteins:
- a CDS encoding cupin domain-containing protein, with product MSTPHWPKASAVELEDWGAGSNTLAGAPRASGRILSQNPDGSSECGLWSCTPGTRKVTFAADEFCHFLSGRGSYVRDDSEEIPVEAGTLVFFPAGWTGISIITQTLTKAFMCR from the coding sequence ATGTCGACACCGCACTGGCCAAAGGCCTCGGCCGTGGAACTGGAGGATTGGGGCGCGGGCAGCAACACGCTTGCCGGCGCGCCGCGTGCTTCGGGCCGGATCTTGTCGCAGAACCCGGACGGATCCAGCGAATGCGGCCTGTGGTCCTGCACGCCGGGCACCCGCAAAGTCACCTTTGCCGCAGACGAGTTCTGCCACTTCCTGTCAGGGCGCGGCAGCTATGTCCGCGACGACAGCGAAGAAATCCCGGTCGAGGCCGGCACGCTGGTGTTCTTCCCCGCCGGCTGGACCGGCATCTCCATCATCACGCAAACGCTGACCAAGGCCTTCATGTGCCGGTAG
- a CDS encoding cupin domain-containing protein, with amino-acid sequence MTSSAPHLHQASTRTDLVDWGAQPDALAGASHSTGRLVHKGPNNQPESGIWVCTPGRWRLSIPRDELCHFVAGRATYRSDVGEVIEVSAGIVVLFPAGWTGECTVHETMRNVYMLA; translated from the coding sequence ATGACCTCCTCCGCCCCGCACCTCCACCAGGCCTCAACCCGCACCGATCTCGTCGACTGGGGCGCCCAGCCCGATGCACTGGCAGGCGCGTCGCATTCCACCGGCAGGCTGGTGCACAAGGGACCCAACAACCAGCCGGAATCCGGCATCTGGGTGTGCACGCCGGGCCGCTGGCGGCTCTCGATCCCGCGCGACGAATTGTGCCATTTCGTCGCCGGCCGGGCGACCTACCGGTCGGATGTCGGCGAAGTGATAGAAGTGTCGGCCGGGATCGTGGTCTTGTTCCCCGCCGGCTGGACAGGCGAATGCACCGTGCATGAGACCATGCGCAACGTCTACATGCTGGCCTGA
- a CDS encoding glycosyltransferase: MAQKTIAFFPEAAYGPALNSVGIAQAVEARGHKAVFLSDPGFVEVYRGYGFEAHPVNLSEPMPPEQMAKFWEDFINGHIPNFRKSPYDQVDNYVKDCWTAIVDSAKWAQKDLPRVLAAIKPDVICVDNVILFPAIKQYGKPWVRVISCSENEIEDEDIPPHLSGCGENDHAGHQRYRDHFNAVIKPIHDDFNAFLKANNEAPYPIGQFFEASPYLNLLLYPEAAKFKRRHPLDPAKFQYLEGCVRQEKPYTVPTFAKNNDGPLLYVSFGSLGAGDVDLLKRIIATLGKTRYRALVNVGGYKDQYTDVPANVIVESWFPQPSVIPQVDAVIHHGGNNSFTECLYFGKPAIILPYVWDGHDNATRVEETGHGFGMPRYDWSDAELVAKIEACLTDPRMKAKLAQTSAQMHAQNGPEKAAGLLETLL; this comes from the coding sequence ATGGCGCAGAAGACGATCGCGTTCTTTCCCGAAGCGGCCTACGGCCCGGCGCTCAATTCCGTCGGCATCGCGCAAGCCGTCGAGGCGCGCGGCCACAAGGCAGTGTTCCTGTCGGACCCCGGCTTCGTCGAGGTCTACAGGGGCTACGGCTTTGAGGCGCATCCGGTGAACCTGTCGGAGCCGATGCCGCCCGAGCAGATGGCCAAGTTCTGGGAAGACTTCATCAACGGCCACATCCCGAACTTCCGCAAATCGCCCTACGACCAGGTCGACAACTATGTGAAGGATTGCTGGACGGCGATCGTCGACAGCGCCAAATGGGCGCAGAAGGACCTGCCGCGCGTCCTGGCCGCCATCAAGCCTGATGTGATCTGCGTCGACAACGTCATCCTGTTCCCGGCCATCAAGCAGTACGGCAAGCCATGGGTGCGCGTCATATCCTGCTCGGAAAACGAGATCGAGGATGAGGATATCCCGCCGCACCTCTCCGGCTGCGGCGAGAATGACCATGCCGGGCACCAGCGCTATCGCGATCACTTCAACGCCGTGATCAAGCCGATCCATGACGACTTCAACGCCTTCCTGAAGGCCAACAACGAGGCGCCCTACCCGATCGGCCAGTTCTTCGAGGCCTCGCCCTATCTCAACCTGCTGCTCTATCCCGAAGCGGCGAAATTCAAGCGCCGCCATCCGCTCGACCCGGCAAAGTTCCAGTATCTCGAAGGCTGCGTGCGGCAGGAAAAGCCCTACACTGTGCCAACCTTCGCGAAAAACAACGACGGGCCGCTGCTCTACGTCTCCTTCGGCAGCCTCGGCGCCGGCGATGTCGACCTGTTGAAGCGCATCATCGCGACGCTGGGCAAGACGCGCTACCGCGCGCTGGTCAATGTCGGCGGCTACAAGGACCAGTACACGGACGTGCCCGCCAACGTTATCGTCGAGAGCTGGTTCCCGCAGCCTTCGGTGATCCCCCAGGTCGATGCCGTGATCCACCATGGCGGCAACAACTCCTTCACCGAGTGCCTCTATTTCGGCAAGCCGGCCATCATCCTGCCCTATGTCTGGGACGGCCACGACAACGCCACCCGCGTCGAGGAAACCGGCCACGGCTTCGGCATGCCGCGCTACGACTGGAGCGATGCCGAGCTGGTCGCGAAGATCGAAGCCTGCCTGACCGATCCCAGGATGAAGGCGAAGCTGGCGCAGACATCGGCACAGATGCACGCACAGAACGGGCCGGAGAAGGCTGCGGGGTTGTTGGAGACGTTGCTGTGA
- a CDS encoding ABC transporter ATP-binding protein: MSEPRTLLAIDHVSKTFGRVTAVDGISLDIRENEFFALLGPSGCGKTTLLRMLAGFETPNDGRILLDGKDIARTPPNKRPVNLMFQSYALFPHMSVRANVSYGLEMERLPAAEIRSRVDAILATTELVPFADRKPEQLSGGQKQRVALARALVKRPRLLLLDEPLGALDKKLRGAMQLELKRLQHEVGITFVIVTHDQEESLVMADRMAVLKDGKLLQCDTPHAVYEHPADRFVADFIGVMNFVPGKAAADGVTAANGARIAGKVPAALSAGAPAVASVRPERIRLFPSAETANHTTGTVEALAYHGLDLQLHVRTPLSPKPFLVRVTADAADHRPVASGDQVELGWDAADVRIFEE; the protein is encoded by the coding sequence ATGAGCGAACCGCGCACGCTGCTGGCCATCGATCATGTGTCGAAGACTTTCGGCCGCGTCACCGCCGTCGACGGCATCTCGCTCGATATCAGGGAGAACGAGTTCTTCGCTTTGCTCGGACCATCGGGCTGCGGCAAGACCACGCTGCTGCGCATGCTGGCCGGCTTCGAGACACCGAATGACGGCCGCATCCTGCTCGACGGCAAGGACATCGCGAGAACCCCGCCCAACAAGCGGCCGGTCAATCTGATGTTCCAGTCCTACGCGCTGTTCCCGCATATGAGCGTCCGCGCCAATGTCTCCTATGGCCTGGAGATGGAGCGCTTGCCGGCAGCCGAGATCCGCTCCCGGGTCGATGCGATCCTGGCGACGACCGAACTTGTCCCCTTCGCTGACCGCAAGCCGGAGCAATTGTCCGGCGGCCAGAAGCAGCGCGTCGCGCTCGCCCGCGCCCTGGTCAAGCGGCCCCGGCTGCTGCTGCTCGACGAGCCGCTCGGCGCCCTCGACAAGAAGCTGCGCGGCGCCATGCAGCTGGAATTGAAACGTCTGCAGCACGAGGTCGGCATCACCTTCGTCATCGTCACCCATGACCAGGAAGAATCGCTCGTCATGGCCGACCGCATGGCGGTGCTGAAAGACGGTAAACTTTTGCAATGCGACACGCCGCACGCGGTCTACGAACATCCGGCTGATCGCTTCGTCGCCGACTTCATCGGCGTGATGAATTTCGTCCCGGGCAAAGCCGCCGCCGATGGCGTGACGGCAGCGAACGGCGCGCGCATCGCCGGCAAAGTTCCCGCCGCGCTGTCAGCCGGAGCGCCCGCTGTCGCTTCGGTACGGCCGGAACGCATCCGGCTGTTCCCATCGGCGGAAACCGCGAACCACACAACCGGCACGGTCGAGGCACTGGCCTACCACGGGCTTGATTTGCAACTGCATGTCCGCACGCCTTTGTCGCCAAAACCGTTCCTGGTGCGTGTCACCGCCGACGCGGCCGACCACCGGCCTGTCGCGTCAGGCGATCAGGTCGAACTCGGCTGGGATGCCGCCGATGTCAGAATTTTTGAGGAATAG
- a CDS encoding ABC transporter permease, which translates to MAERSPTTRRTLWLVLSLVFAFLYIPIAVLVALSFNEGGLPTTWSGFSLKWYASLAHNSAILSAALNTLIVAVVSTAIATLLGTLLAIGVEMRRQYGKGLEALIFAPMIIPDIVLAIALLSFFSMLNLTMGLHTIILAHVVFNLAFVCSVVRARLKSFDWSIVEASADLGASALTTFRRVTLPVILPAVIAGALLAFTLSVDEFIIAFFTAGAGRASTTLPMQIYAMIRFGITPEINALATIVMAVSITALTLSQRLNRGIIGQ; encoded by the coding sequence ATGGCTGAGCGCTCCCCTACCACGCGGCGTACGCTCTGGCTCGTGCTCAGCCTCGTCTTCGCCTTCCTCTACATCCCGATCGCCGTGCTGGTGGCACTGTCCTTCAATGAAGGCGGACTGCCGACGACATGGTCGGGCTTCTCCCTGAAATGGTACGCCTCGCTGGCCCACAATTCCGCGATCCTGTCGGCCGCGCTCAACACCCTGATCGTGGCGGTGGTCTCGACCGCAATCGCCACGCTGCTCGGCACGCTGCTGGCGATCGGCGTCGAGATGCGCCGGCAATATGGCAAGGGGCTCGAAGCCCTGATCTTCGCACCGATGATCATCCCCGACATCGTGCTGGCAATCGCGCTGCTGTCGTTCTTCTCCATGCTCAACCTGACCATGGGCCTGCACACCATCATCCTTGCCCATGTCGTCTTCAACCTCGCCTTCGTCTGCTCGGTGGTGCGCGCAAGGCTGAAGAGTTTCGACTGGTCGATCGTCGAGGCCTCCGCCGACCTCGGCGCCTCCGCGCTCACCACGTTCCGGCGGGTGACCTTGCCGGTCATCCTGCCGGCGGTGATCGCCGGCGCGCTGCTCGCCTTCACGCTCTCGGTCGACGAGTTCATCATCGCCTTCTTCACCGCTGGCGCCGGCCGCGCCTCGACCACGCTGCCGATGCAGATCTACGCCATGATCCGCTTCGGCATCACGCCGGAGATAAACGCGCTGGCGACCATCGTCATGGCGGTCTCGATCACTGCGCTCACCCTGTCGCAGCGGCTTAACAGGGGAATCATCGGCCAATGA
- a CDS encoding ABC transporter permease, translating into MAPALVWLTALMVVPCALVLALAFFRRGIYGGIDYTFTLENFGLVFDPLYAGIFLKSARIAGTATLIAVVIGYAAAYAIAAAPRRWQPVFLFFAVLPFWSNYLIRTYAWIVLLNREGLITQLLRWFGYTGEPPSMLYTEGAVIAGLVYNYLPFVILACYAPLSRLNPELAEASRDLGASAATTFRRVILPLTVPGIAAGAVFVFVLSIGNFVTPALLGGGRFQMIGNLVYDQFLTANDWPFGAALAMALIAIMLLVLMAQALAADRAAGRAAQTAGGADG; encoded by the coding sequence ATGGCCCCGGCGCTGGTCTGGTTGACCGCACTGATGGTGGTGCCGTGTGCGCTGGTGCTGGCGCTCGCCTTCTTCCGGCGCGGCATCTATGGCGGCATCGACTACACCTTCACGCTGGAGAATTTCGGGCTGGTCTTCGACCCGCTCTATGCCGGCATCTTCCTCAAATCGGCCCGCATCGCCGGCACGGCCACGCTGATCGCGGTGGTGATCGGCTATGCTGCCGCCTATGCCATTGCAGCCGCACCGCGCCGGTGGCAGCCGGTGTTCCTGTTCTTCGCCGTGCTGCCGTTCTGGTCCAACTACCTGATCCGCACCTATGCCTGGATCGTGCTGCTCAACCGCGAAGGCCTGATCACCCAGCTGCTGCGCTGGTTCGGCTACACCGGCGAGCCGCCGTCGATGCTCTATACCGAAGGCGCGGTCATCGCCGGCCTCGTCTACAACTATCTGCCCTTCGTCATCCTCGCCTGCTACGCGCCGTTGTCGCGGCTCAACCCGGAACTGGCCGAAGCCTCGCGCGATCTCGGCGCCTCGGCAGCCACCACATTCCGCCGTGTCATCCTGCCGCTGACCGTGCCCGGCATCGCCGCCGGCGCGGTCTTCGTCTTCGTGCTGTCGATCGGCAATTTCGTCACCCCGGCGTTGCTCGGCGGCGGCCGCTTCCAGATGATCGGCAATCTCGTTTACGACCAGTTCCTGACCGCCAATGACTGGCCGTTCGGCGCGGCACTCGCGATGGCGCTGATCGCCATCATGCTGCTGGTGCTGATGGCACAAGCGCTCGCCGCCGATCGCGCCGCGGGCCGTGCTGCACAGACCGCGGGAGGCGCCGATGGCTGA